The genomic region ttcctggctgaatgggtcgacacccaattgccgacaactCCGATccagcccgaactttggaccatgtacttcgatgggccaCTAATGAAAACAGGagtaggtgctggcttgctcttcatctcacccctcgggaaacatgtgtgctacgtgttgcgcctccattttcctgcgtcaaacaacgtggccaagtatgaggctttggttaatgggttgcgcatcgccatcgagctaggggttcaatgcctcgacgctcggggcgactcgcagcttgtcattgaccaagtcatgaagaactcccactaccgcaatcaaaaaatggaggcctattgcgacaaagttcggcgcttggaggataagttccacgggctggaactcaaccatgttgctcggcggtacaacgagacttcggatgagctggctaaaatagcctcggggcgaacgacggttcccccggacgtattctctagggacatatatcaaccatccgtgaaactCGATGACGCGCTCGAACCCGACGAGacatcggcccagcccgaggtaccctcggctgccGAGGGggggccttgcgcatcgagggagagcggaatggggttgcgccaaaccaaaactagcagaccccgtacctgcaatatctcctccgaggagagctgcccctcgacaaggccgaagctcggcgactggctcggcgcgccaagtcgttcgttttactgggtgatgaaaaagagttgtaccaccgcagcccctcaggcattctccaacggtgCATATCTgttgcccaaggacaagagctgttacaagaaatacactcgggggcttgcggtcaccatgcagcacctcggaccctcgtcggaaacgctttccaacaaggtttctactggccgaccgcagtggccgacgccactaggattgtacgctcctgcagagggtgtcaattctacgcgagacagacgcacctgccctctCAGACCCTGCAAaccatacccatcacttggtcgtttgccgtatggggtctggaccttgtcggtcccttgcagaaggcacctgggggcttcaagcacctgctggtcgccatcgacaaattctccaagtggatcgaggtccgacctttaaccaacatcaggtccgagcaggcggtggcgttcttcacaaatattatccatcgctttggggtcccgaactccatcatcaccgacaatggcatgcAGTTCACcgagaagaagttcctggacttctgcgaagaccaccacatccgtgtggactgggccgccgtagctcacccaatgacaaatgggcaggtggagcgcgccaacggtatgattttgcagggactaaagccgaggatctacaacaacctaaacaagtttggcaagcggtggataaaggaactaccctcggtggtttggagtctgaggatgacgccgagccgagccacgggtttctcgtcgttctttctagtctatggggccgaggccatcctacccacggacttagaatacggttccccgaggacaaaggcttacaacgaccaaagcaaccagaccaaccgagaagattcgttggaccagctggaagaggctcgggacgtggccttactacactcggcgcggtatcagcagtccctgcgacgctaccatgcccaaagggttcggccccgaggcttccaagtgggagacttggtacttcgactgcgacaagacgcccgagggcgccacaagcttactcctcccagggaagggcccttcatcatcgccaagattttgaagcctgggacatacaagctagccaacgatcaaggcgaggtctacagcaacacttggaacatccaacagctacgtcgctttttcccttaaaatgtttcaagtcgtttatgtacctcgctttctttacataaataaagtctaaccatcaaggaaggatcagccttgcctcggcaaagcccgaccctcccttgggggctagaaggggggagccccctctgcatcaaaattttcctcagaaaagtcttttaccagaacgtctttcgcgcttttcgactgcgtcgataacaaaatcctaaagacgagcgagagagaccttgaacggcaaggccgactgagccgagggactcctacgcctccgagatacggatacctcactcatcaccttccgcgaaaagtaactcacacttggataagcgattctgctaccgaacaagtcctaacgctcgaaaacttttctgccagaacgactttcgtgccttttcgactgcgtcgataacagaatcctaaaaacgacgggagAACACAtaagcgacaaggccgaccgagccgagggactcctacgcctccaggatacggatacctcactcatcaccttccgcgaaaagtgactcacgctcggacaagggattctgctaccgaacaagtcctaacacacgaaacgagaggaaagaaaacgcagctttataacccgacaattaaaatgtttaggcctcgatGGCCGTGAagaacatacgcatacttcaagcaaactgttcttgcaggctcagacagtggcagggggaggagcggcaccctcggcgtcgtttccaccctcggcagaatccgGCACGGCCCCaggcggcgacacgggcggaaggacctccacctcaAAGGTGGAAGCCAGTGCCgcacttgggccctcgacagccgcgtcaagcctctggacctcggctaaggcagccactTCTTCGtcaggtaagcagtacccctcgctaacccgctccagatccacgtcgtagtgggaagcgagcacggcgaaggcccacctaacgccgtggtgcagcgccccgcggagtctgttgcgcacatggcTGCCCAAGGCCTGCaaatgactctggggggagctacccgaggggacgccgttgaggccaaaggcctggcagaaagccgagatagcctcggacatggccacaggctcgacctccttctgctcagccgcctcggcaagTGCCTTGCAGTTCTAGACGGCCTCgtcaagagccgtctcgaaccctcgGCCCggtgaagaatggagacaaaaacaaagtcacaaagcgggcaaaacataccctcggcccgggcacgctgctatgAGGCCATGCCTCGGGCAGACCGGGCAGACCCGACGACCACGGCcagaccctccgcaagggtcccggcccgagcgatcgtctcgggtctagaaagggggaagccccctctgcgtcaaaactttcctcggaaaagtttttcgccaaaacgactttcgtgccttttcgactgcgtcgataacggaatccgaatgacgagcaagagagaccttgaacggcaaggccgatcgagccgagggactcctacgcctccgggatacggatacctcactcgtcaccttccgcgaaaggtagctcatgctcggataagtaattctgctaccgacgaacaagtcctaatgctcgaaacaagaggaaagaagcacgactttatacccaaatgttcgggcctcagcagccacaaagaacaaacacacgtacttggggtaacaatggtacctagactcagacgtcggcagcgccctcggcggttGTCCCAACCTAcagcagatgtcttagtacttaaagctattacatctcgctctcaagagggtaccattacaaacgggactctagGTCCAatcccgcaggaatgaacaacctccacaccggaaggcctgcgggataacaaactccaggtggctcgccagcgaccactgcaccagcagcgcgacaacgacctccgcctcaggcggctagacagcagcagcgatggcctcagggcaaacactactgctgaaaggccctcgttcacgtcccctcacgggggacgagaaccagccattaaagccaaagagccggaggccccgagcgcaggtggcactaacggtctcgtcggcggaggcaaccACTTTGGCAtaggaagcctcacctatggcgaccaccacctcagcaccaacgacagcggccacctgcccaccaacaccgcaccggcgACAACAGCCACCTGCGCACGGTACGACCGTCGCCCGGATGGAGGACGAActgctgcaccctggccaggtagcagcagttcgccttcccctgcatggctggaggacgcctcctccgcagagctggaggatgcccttctcccccgaatgctagaggaagaagcgggtcaccggcccacgcggagggaggccccaactcggcgcgctctcctccccagcccggatgatgaacatccttgaagctgagggcggggcagaggctgcagcccgacttgcttctccccaccacaaggctggtgatcatccctacggatgaccattggtgagggactgcagccgggctgcatgatgaaaatccttgaagccgagcggtgACCGAAGAGCACCAACCCCCACGGGGTCGCGCTCCTCAAACAGCAGCAAAAAGAAAGCAAcgcaggtgcaccccatctgggggctcggaaggtggaagggcacgatgaatgcgagaagtgtgaaggcatggctactgcctggGGGATCGGTCCCTTTTTTAAAGAcagatctcctcactcgcaccccaagcatcacgggcaaagtctccaccgacgtgttccagggttctcaccctccgacgcgggggctgggtcccacacgtcatgcgggctgacccgaaacggaagaagccaaatcgccgcacacgaagcatgtaactgccccgcggttataagcattcccccatcctcgccgaaaccagcggtcgaaagggcggaccgccgcgCAGGAAGCATGTAACCGCAccgcggttgtgcaccctttcggctccGTCGCATCCGGCggaccagcatggaggcccgggcccacatgtcatgcaaccggcgcaacAGTTGctgcgtgcaaggaaaccgcaccgccactcgcgacaatactgcgccttctcgactgcggaaccagtgccgcgactcgaggtagCCTTGCGCGTGACCCAATAGTGCCAATTGAGTgtgacgatcacgggtcagttagCCGCGAGGATAGGCACGACTGTTGATATGACTAgaggcgggccggcagtaattgcagcagcagacgggcggaagtagcggtccaatcacctacaggctcgcatcctctcctAAAACGGCAGGGAGACCTCTCCCGCGGagtaaagacgacgcgcccgtgttctgttcctcgaacggctcacacacgtgcaacagacgccccgcgaatcgcccgtcccgtcgcattaactccttggcagggcaagcgacacctccggcaggagaagcgggtgCCATTTCGCccccgtcatgatgaccgcatcaaaaaaggtgcaccaccttatttaaattcatgtccttttctttccctctctctctcttgccacagggaccgggaaagggggtattttgaaaaaggatccttcccagcgaaggaaacgggccccgagccctcctactgatcaggggttcaaaggttgcgccctccggggttcggcaaccgccccagagcactcgggctctgagccctttactgatcaggggttcgaaggctggcccctcggaagggttcgacagccgccccagagcatgcagagtcagggatgaccctgggtacgtctgttacatggccaaggcccgggctacgctctcgaggtaccctaggacatttccgagaccagcaggaacgatttgtaacggaatcccaccggagggagacatcgagccctcagaccctatcgaatgggtccgggtccggcaaatcacctgcaggtacttttggagcacgcctctgggccactagccgacccttatcgaacggggctcgggcgtccactcggatcacccgctagcaactcaccggaaacaccatgttcggtgccccccgagggtaacatggcgcttcccccccttcctccttgcggaaaggcggcgaaggggcgtacaataaaagtcgagacggtccttgatcatcctctcgctccgtgcagaggctcgagggctgctctcgcaccaggctacggccgaacAGTTGACCACatcaacaaaccagcgtgaaaactcgaagcctgaccatgcacctgggctacggccaggccgcatgaaggaacaacaaggccgaccgaggcatcgcaaaaaattaagacctcagaggagtcaaaccactccttcgaggcctcgagagctacacccggcgggtgcgctcgcgctcacccaccagaacaaaatgcaaccaagaagggtcgatccccttgcaaaattcggcagaacctccaagcgagtgcctgcaatccctttgaggctcgggggctactgtcgggtaccgtaattaggggtaccccaatactcctaaacgcGGCCGAAAAACATCTTCTACACGgttgataaagcgcggttcaagtcagagccacgtctaccaagggacgcgacctcatccgagaccagcctcgggcgagaacagtagtcccggatggattcacacctcgcccgagggtcccctcagtcagcagacgcaccctcggctcgcccgaagcccagctcgggcagactttgtcgcgcagcgaccttggccaaatcgccttaccagccgatcgtatcgcatgcacatttaatgtggggatcgcctaacaccttatcctgacacgcgtgccttagTCGGCAAggacgaagtgaccgcagtcacttcgccgctttactgaccgatctgacaggaaaacagcgctgttcgccccgctcccgttaccgtgccaaccaccaggataaaactgagccacgatctcccacgagttcggcctcgggcgcaacatggagctccacctcgcccgacctcaggcctcggcctcagcctcatcctcggaagaagatctccgcctcgcccggcctcaggcctcggcctcagcctcggcctcggaagaagatctccgcctcgcccgaccccaggcctcggcctcaagagaagtcttcgcctcgcccgacctgggcctcggaccgactacgctacaggggatgcatcattaccctactcctagctagctgcctcaggctatgaaggaacaagaccggtgtcccatctaaggttactccggtaacaggtaatgatggtttcccgtgtgcgcccatgacgtcggattgctctcaaccacCTAcagaagcaagacaacgtcagcaggatctatgccacaccgacagctgtgcttctacagggctcaaggcacttctccgatggcCACGTTAGCTCGTGCACATGGCTTAAGGTGCTTCCCCgctagccacgttagcacatagctacaccccattgtacagctggacatctccttgtatctataaaaggggatgtccagggccttcctaaggcacgttgAACGACGTTGAACAACGGGGGACGTTGGGGACAGAAGGGGAGAGGTTCACGACCACGCGAAGATACGTTGACATTGAGACAGAGACACAtagggactctctctctctcgctctcgccctcgctccctcgcgcgatgcttgtaacccctactacgagcaccccggtgcgagataacataagccccATTTCCCTctcgtgttccatcttgcatcaacccatctgggcagggacacgcagcaacaaatttactggtcggttgacggtccttgcgggtccgaaacgccaacACGTCTAAACCAGATTTGCTCAAACCAGATGTCATTGTGTCGTGCCACATTGGAGCGTATTAATGAAAGTTCAGAAATCTAATTGACACAACATGCCAAGTTTAGAGATCCATCATGTTAAGTTTAGGGACCAAGTAACTTTAATGTGGCACGCTATATCAATATCTAGTTGGAGGAAACCTTGTTTTGAATGAGCTACCAATTATTAGCATTTTTTCTGGTTTTGAGAGCACAGGGATTTATGTGATACCACATGCCAAATTCGAAAACCGCAAATATATTTTACTCAAAAGGAGTAACAGCAACGGTAACCCATTAATCACAAAGAAAACAAAACTAATGGACCTAAAGTAGTAGCCGAGAGCCCAGCAAAGAAGGCATCCACTCCCACTCGGCCACTCCCCATGCTTTCCTTGCGCAACCCAGCCCCGGCGCCCCGCTGACCTGGTCGGGTGCGCCTCCGCAGCTGCCGCTCCGGTGCCCCCAGGCCGCAGGCCGCTGTCCTCCTGTGATGCCATGGTGATTTGGAGTTGCTCTTCTTGTCTCCATGGATTCATTCCCAGAGCGGCATGGAGGAGGCACTACCCACTCTTGTCTCCCAGGCCTCCTGCATCGCCGCCGCCTATCCACCACTTCTCCTCCGCTAGACGGTCCACCAAGAAATCTGCCCCAAAGGCGCCAATGGGCTCTTCCATTCCTGCCGCAAAGGCGCTAATAGACTCTTCCAGAGAGCCCTTCTATGTCATCCGCAAGGGGGATGTCATTGGCGTCTATAAGAACCTCAGTGATTGCCAAGCCCAAGCCAGCAAATCGGTGAGGGCGATAGACAGACCTTTCCTTCTCTTACCACCTGCGCTGATTGCTTATTTCTTTCTTATGAGATATCAAATGTATCCTGCTCCGACGTAGGTACTTCATCCTTCAGTCACTGTCTACAAAGGCTATTCTCTGCGTAAAGAAACTGAGGAATATCTTGCTGCACGTGGGTTCAGGAACGCTGTCTGTTCCATTGGTGCAGCGGATGCAAGTGACGAATTGTTTGGCGATCTGGTTCCCTGCCCTTTTCAGGTAAACAACGGCAGTGCTCTATGTCCAGTGTTTTAACACTACAGATTTATTTGATTCCTATGGTCTACTTTTTTTTTGTCCCCCTTGAACCAGTTCGTGTCATGGTGTCCGTTCATATAGTAACATATAAAGCAACTTTTTATCATCACGGAAAATAGTTTCATGTTTGTACTTTATATTAGGTAGTAGTATCTATCTCAGCAGCCCTCGGCAACTGCCCTTGATTCTGAGAGCCTTACCTTGTCTAACACGACTTAAGCGTTAAGCTGATCTTTTCAAAGTTACATCTTCAGGTGGTTGTGCCGCTACTTGATTTTGCTTTCTTTTTTCCATGGCATTTATTGCACAGTACTGATTTATGCAAGTTTCATTTCAGCAACCTGATGAGAACACACAATCTATTTTGAAAATGTCACAGGGACAGGAGATGGTAAGATTATTTATTTCCTTCATGATAATCATGAATGTATGGTCTCTTCAAAGGTGTTCCCTACAATACTTATGAATTTGTTATTATCTTGTTTACTCACACTGGCAATCGTTTTTTGAAGGAAACAAGATCATCAGAGCATCCCAAAGTTGCTGATCTGGAACCATTACCAGATAGCGAAGTGAGTATGAATGAAATATGCTTACTTCTGCCTTTCTTGTCTGATCTGTTATGTACTTATGTAGTTATGGTTTGATCTCTGCATGTATATTTGTGATGTACCTTCACTGTTTTCGGAATCTTGAGCTCTTCCCACCAATGCACGCTATCTTTTACAGCTCTCTTGTATTCTTGAATTTGATGGAGCTTGTAAAGGAAATCCTGGGAAATCAGGTGCTGGAGTCATTATTCGGCGGTTAGATGGATCTGTGGTATGTAGACCAGTCTTGGCTAAGCTGTTTTATCTTTTCTTCAATAGTCATGCCTAGCTGTTTATTGTGTCCCCCCACCCCTCTACTGAAGATTGCTGTACTACGTGAGGGTTTGGGTATTATGACCAACAACGCTGCTGAATATCGTGCATTGATCCTGGGGCTAAATTATGCTTCCAAGAAGGGATTCAAGTATATTCGTTGTCAAGGTGATTCTAAGCTTGTCTGTAACCAGGTGAATTGTTATTTCTTGGCCTTTATATTTGACTAAACCTTCAATAGATAAGAATGCTGCAGTTCATTCTAACTCTTAAAAGAACTCAACCCCTAGGGGTTTGACCTCCACCGAGTTATATCACAAAAGGAAGAAATTTCCTCGAACAATAGGGTCGAGAAAAGGGCCCAAAAGTTGGCTGCTCAGGACGCGCCTGCAGCACGTAAATCTTTGTGGACAGTTTCTGTTAGGGATCAGGATCTGGTGGGTTGATAGGATTGCGAATCCTACCGGGGACATGGCGCAGCAAGTAAGGATGGGGCGCTGGGGAGGCCGGCCGCAAGGCTTCGCCCACGGTCGGCAAGAGAGAAGAGATTTCCTTTTAATCTCTTGCTTACCTTCAATTGATACAATCCTTCTCCTTATATAGAGAGGGTTATTTGACCTCTAAGCACTAGATCTAATATTATCTCTAATTCTCATCTTATCCCAAACTAGCCTTATCTTTATCTAACCTACCTGAGGGGTGTGCTACAGTATCAACGTCATTGTAGCGGGCCCTCTTGGGCCCTGATAGTTACACAGTGAGGGACCTTTTTTTCGTGCACCCCAGAATCTTAACCTTGGTCGACAGCCTCTCAACCGGACGACTTTCCACCGCACTATCGACGCTTTTGTCATTCTAACTCTTGAAATTCTACTAGAACGACTCTCCAGCAGGTCCTCTAAAGCCTCCTCTATCCTAaattttagaggacgctgctagaTCCTCTATACATAAAGTTTCTCTCCCCTCTCCTCTATTCATTTTAATATTTAAAACAACAGATTTAGTAAAACaaaaatatgtacaatatattTGAGAGTGACCAATACatatgtacaaaaattaaaagtaaaatatgtatctaatataggtatttacaTATAGAGAACAAGATATAGAGAATGTTGTTAAAAAGGGAGGAGATATAGAGGAGAGAATCTTTTAACGGAGAGTAAAGAATGAATATAGATGAtgaatttagaggacgttgttggagataaTTTAAGAGCTTATTTGAGGGCAAGGGTAATGGAGGGGATTAAGGGAGCCAAAATACCTTACTATTCAAATAGTAAGGTATTTTGGTCCCTTTAATCCTCTCCATTACCAATAGTAAGGTATTTTGGCCCCCTTAATCCCATCCATTACCCTTGCTCTTAAACAAGCCCTTAGTGTGTGGAGGGTTGACAATTTTCTGGTTTTCTCTCATATACTTTGATCTGACTGCCATATTCTGCAGTTTTTATTCACCAAAGGAATTATTTTGATCAATCACTTAAAATGCATGGCCCAAAGCACATGTCACAATCATAGAATCAGGTCGCATTTGTAATTTTGTATGATCAGGCCTTCATTTCTGCAGCATATGAGTCCGATGGACCTAGATGCTGGAGCACTTGGAATAACTTGTGTAGCTGCTAGCAGCTTTACCAACATTCAACTATTTCTTAAGAAGTAACAATTATGCTTTCTGGCGCAGGTTCAAGGTGCCTGGCGTGCTAGGAGCGATAATATGTCTATCTTGTGCGATATAGCCAAGGAACTTAAGGAAACATTCCTTACATTTCAAATCAATCATGTTTTGAGGGTAGGTCTTTCATTTTCCATTGTTATTTGGCCTtgttgcgaaagggcctctagccgagTGGGTTAGGTGGTTTGAGTAACACTCCTCAGGTCTTGGGTTCTACTTCtctgggagcgaatttcaggttgTGATTAAAAAAAATCCTCTCGTCTGTCCCACGCCTAGCACAAGTCTAAGGTCTGGACCCGGTCgtttctcacatgggctacggtAGAGCAGGGGTTCCGAGGTTTTCTCGATCTACGTGAGAAGATCTTTTTCTTAATATATAATGCCCGGTGGCGGTCTTACCCCCTAGTTTTTTTTTATTTGGCCTTGTTCACATTTATCTTCCATCTGCTAAGCATCAGTGAGGTGGCACCTGAGGTTCTTGAGCATGTTTCCAAGTGTGTTGTTTCCAAAAGGCTGGTAAAAGATGCTCTAACAAATCTGAATTGGGTGGCTGATATAAGGGGTGCGCTTTCAGTTAGGGCGCTTGCACAGGTTTTAGATCTCTGTGACTTGCTGGAGGGCTTAGTTCTTCAACCTGGGATTCCTGATAAGCATTCTTGGAAGTTCAGCGCGTCGGGGGATTACTCCTCTAGTTCTGCCTACCAGGTTCTTCTCCTTGGAGCTGTTGAGTTTAGGCCGGCTGAACGGATTTGGAAGACCTGGGCACCAAGGAAATGCAAATTTTTTATGTGGCTGGTTGTGCATGATAGATGTTGGACAGCTgacaggttggcaaaaaggggaaTGGATCATCCCGTCTGCTGTCCGCTTTGTGACCAGGCGGATGAAACTATTAATCACTTATTGGTCGAGTGCAGCTTTGCGAGGCAGTTTTGGTTCCTTTTCCTTCGGTCTGGGGACTTCCAGGTGCTCTGTCCCTCTGCAGGGGATGGCTGCTTTG from Zea mays cultivar B73 chromosome 6, Zm-B73-REFERENCE-NAM-5.0, whole genome shotgun sequence harbors:
- the LOC100278534 gene encoding uncharacterized protein isoform X2 produces the protein MVIWSCSSCLHGFIPRAAWRRHYPLLSPRPPASPPPIHHFSSARRSTKKSAPKAPMGSSIPAAKALIDSSREPFYVIRKGDVIGVYKNLSDCQAQASKSVLHPSVTVYKGYSLRKETEEYLAARGFRNAVCSIGAADASDELFGDLVPCPFQQPDENTQSILKMSQGQEMETRSSEHPKVADLEPLPDSELSCILEFDGACKGNPGKSGAGVIIRRLDGSVVQGAWRARSDNMSILCDIAKELKETFLTFQINHVLREFNSDADVQANFGCQLAVDEVQELSV
- the LOC100278534 gene encoding uncharacterized protein isoform X1 — its product is MVIWSCSSCLHGFIPRAAWRRHYPLLSPRPPASPPPIHHFSSARRSTKKSAPKAPMGSSIPAAKALIDSSREPFYVIRKGDVIGVYKNLSDCQAQASKSVLHPSVTVYKGYSLRKETEEYLAARGFRNAVCSIGAADASDELFGDLVPCPFQQPDENTQSILKMSQGQEMETRSSEHPKVADLEPLPDSELSCILEFDGACKGNPGKSGAGVIIRRLDGSVIAVLREGLGIMTNNAAEYRALILGLNYASKKGFKYIRCQGDSKLVCNQEFNSDADVQANFGCQLAVDEVQELSV
- the LOC100278534 gene encoding uncharacterized protein LOC100278534 — translated: MVIWSCSSCLHGFIPRAAWRRHYPLLSPRPPASPPPIHHFSSARRSTKKSAPKAPMGSSIPAAKALIDSSREPFYVIRKGDVIGVYKNLSDCQAQASKSVLHPSVTVYKGYSLRKETEEYLAARGFRNAVCSIGAADASDELFGDLVPCPFQQPDENTQSILKMSQGQEMETRSSEHPKVADLEPLPDSELSCILEFDGACKGNPGKSGAGVIIRRLDGSVIAVLREGLGIMTNNAAEYRALILGLNYASKKGFKYIRCQGDSKLVCNQVQGAWRARSDNMSILCDIAKELKETFLTFQINHVLREFNSDADVQANFGCQLAVDEVQELSV